Proteins found in one Seonamhaeicola sp. S2-3 genomic segment:
- the argB gene encoding acetylglutamate kinase: MKEKLSVVKIGGNVIEDSEVLKTFLENFSNLEGKKILVHGGGKRATHIASKLGIESKMINGRRITDADTLEVITMVYGGLVNKNIVAQLQALNINALGLTGADINSITSKKRPVKEIDFGFVGDVESVSHNAINKLIQADFTPVFCAITHDKNGQLFNTNADTIASELAIGLSKLYNIELYYCFEKNGVLMTVDDDNSVIDYMDSGTYEVLKHKGVFHDGMLPKLENCFHALSSGVSRVFIGNPSVISDKKQKFTTLYL; the protein is encoded by the coding sequence ATGAAAGAAAAATTATCAGTAGTAAAAATAGGAGGAAATGTTATTGAGGATAGTGAAGTTTTAAAAACATTCCTTGAAAATTTTTCTAATTTAGAAGGAAAGAAAATTTTGGTTCATGGTGGCGGTAAACGCGCTACTCATATAGCATCAAAATTAGGAATAGAGTCTAAAATGATAAATGGAAGACGTATAACAGATGCCGATACTTTAGAAGTAATTACTATGGTTTATGGTGGTCTGGTAAATAAAAATATAGTAGCTCAATTACAAGCTTTAAATATTAATGCTTTAGGGCTTACTGGAGCAGATATTAATAGTATTACGTCTAAAAAAAGACCTGTTAAAGAAATAGATTTTGGTTTTGTAGGCGATGTAGAATCGGTTTCACATAATGCTATTAATAAATTAATTCAGGCAGATTTTACACCAGTATTTTGCGCCATTACGCATGATAAAAATGGACAGTTATTTAATACAAATGCCGATACAATAGCATCGGAATTAGCAATTGGCCTTTCAAAATTATATAATATTGAATTGTACTACTGTTTTGAAAAAAATGGCGTTTTAATGACTGTTGATGACGATAATTCGGTTATAGATTATATGGATTCTGGAACTTATGAAGTTTTAAAACATAAGGGCGTTTTTCATGATGGTATGTTACCTAAATTAGAAAATTGTTTTCATGCTTTATCAAGTGGTGTATCAAGAGTTTTTATTGGAAATCCATCAGTAATAAGTGATAAAAAACAAAAGTTTACAACCTTGTATTTATGA